Genomic segment of Prosthecobacter debontii:
GTGCGGTTCGACCTATATTGTGCAACTTGTGCAGTCAGAGACCCGAAGCGGTAACGATAAGTGGACCCTGCGAGAGCACCCAGAGTGCGGCGGTGTCGTCACGGTCCTTGCCCAGGCGGTGTTGGCATTGGATCGACGCTGGTTGCGTTACACCCCGGAAGGTGTGAAGAGACAAGCGCCATGAGACTTCTCGGAATCGTATTGTTAATCGTCGGGTTTCTTTGGATCGCGTGGGATGTTGCGAGTGGCTTTGTCATGGACTCCTATTTGACGTGGGTTTGGCAGTCACAACACCTGCCTCCCGGCGACACGCTTACCCGGAATCAGGCTTCGGGCGCAATGCGCGAGTTGAGTCTCGCGCTCAAGGACCGACACAGGGTTGTTCTGATTCCTGCATGGCTCATGCTTGCGGGCGGACTCATCGCCGCATGGAGTCGGAGAAGTCAGAAACCTGAGAGTTTCAGACAACCTATGTTTGGAAACCCGTCTGCTGGTCCCGCCGATTCCCTGCCTCGTAGCGGCATCACGTGAATAAGCCGTGGCTCTGAACCGGGGTTGCTAGCGTCCACGGGCCGTTGCTGGACGAAATAGAGATGATGCTTTAGCAAGGCCATCGAATCCTCACACATCTGACCTCCCATGAAGATCGGCGTCCCCAAGGAAATCAAGGAACAGGAAAACCGAGTCTCGGTCACCCCTTCGGCCGCTTATCAGCTCATCAAGCGTGGGCATGAGGTCCTGGTGGAGACACAGGCAGGCGCGGGATCAGGGTTTCCAGATGCGGATTACGAGGCGGTGGGAGCCACACTGATCCATGATCATGCAGCGGTCTTTGAGCAGGCGGGGATGATTGTGAAGGTGAAGGAACCTCTGCCGACTGAATACTCTCTGCTGAGGCGGGGACAGCTTCTCTTCACCTACTTGCACCTTGCGGCCAATCGCACGCTGACGGAGGCCTTGCTCGACTCGGGCGTGACGGCGCTGGCTTATGAAACGATCGAGGTGAATCACCGTCTGCCCCTGCTGGAGCCGATGAGCGAGATCGCGGGGCGCATGTCGGTGCTGGTGGGAGGGTATTTTCTGGCCAAACATGCGGGTGGGAGTGGCACGCTCTTGGGCGGTGTGCCGGGGGTCTTGCCGGGGCGCGTCGTGGTGCTGGGCGGTGGAGTGGCGGGCATCAATGCGGCGCGCATGGCCACAGGACTGGGCGCAGATGTGACTATCCTTGAGGTGGATGTGGAACGCATGCGCTTCCTCGACATCACCATTCATACCGCGCACACGCTCTACTCGAATGAAAGCCACCTCATGGAGTTGCTACCGAACGTGGATCTGCTGATCGGTGCAGTGCTGGTGCCAGGGGCACGTGCGCCGAAACTCATTAGCCGTGAGATGCTGCGTCGCATGCGCCCTGGCAGTATGCTGGTGGACATTGCCGTGGATCAGGGTGGCTGTGCGGAAACGACACGCCCGACCACGCATCATGATCCGGTGTATATTGAGGAAGGGGTGACGCATTACTGTGTGGCGAATATGCCCGGGGCCTATGCCCGCACGGCGACTCAGGCGCTCATCAATGTCACGCATCGCTACATCGAATTGCTCGCTGATCATGGGCTGCAAGAAGCCTGTCAAAAACAACGGGCCTTGATCGGTGGCATCAATGTGATGAATGGTCAGCTTCATAACGAAGCTGTGGCCAAGGCGCATCAAATGAACTTTGTTCCGCTGACGGACGAATTGTAATTCTCGTTGGGCATGGGTTGGGACTTGCTCCTCACTCAACCTGAGTGTCCTGAATTCTGGCACGTTCGCTCGCATGCTTTGGCTGATCCGTTACCTCCAAAATCTTTCCGCCGGTCGCATCATTCTTTGGTGTTATGCCATCTGGTATGGGGTCAATGTGATCCACCATTTCGATCCTCGTCCACGCATTTGGTTAACCTCGCTGGGGCTCAGCGGCATCATCGGTCTGGCACTGATCATCAGCACACGCCCCAGCCACGGCCCCCGACCGCCGATGGACCCGTGGGTAATGTTTCGACTCTTCTTAATGCCTTTCTGCGTGAGCAGCTTTGCCGCCTTGGTCAAAGACAAGAACTACCTCCTGATCTTCCCACCCACATGGCAGGAAAACACCATCGGCTTCACGGTGATCGCCGTCTTTCTGGCAGTCGTGGGTTTGGTCAAACGAAGCGGCTAACGGTCACGCCGCCAAGGGCACCCCATAAGGCAGTTCATCCGGCAAATCGGCAAATTCACGGATGCGATTCCACAGGGTGGTGTAGTCCTTGTTCAGATCCCCCGAAAGACAATCCGTGATCTCAGCCCCGGCCTCAGGATACTTCATCACCACATCCTTGAAGGAGAAGTTGGGATCGTAAAACGCATACACCAGCTTGCGCATGTTTTCCACGCCTTCACGGATCTGATCACTGTATCCCGAAAATCGCTCGGGAGACAAGTCATTGGCCTTCAGAGCCTCATGCACGGCATCAGCCGCAAGCACACCGCTTTTCAAAGCCAACATCACACCGCTACTGAAAACGGGGTCGAGGAAGGCAAAAGCATCGCCTACCAACAAGAGCCCGGGTGAAGCGCAGTAGCGGGAGTGACGAGAATACTCACTCGTCAGCCAATACTCTCCGGTGCACTCGCCTGCCGAGAGGTGTTCAGCGATCCACTTGTTCTCGGAGATCTCACGCTCGAACATGGCTTTCGGGTCACGCACGCCATCACGAGTCAGGTATTTGCCCTCGGCCACCACGCCCACGCTCACCATGTCGTTGTGTTGGGGAATGTGCCAGAACCAGCCCCGCTCAGGAATGAACGCAATTGTCGTCGCCCCTTCATCCAGATCCTTGGCGCGCTTGGACCCTTTGTAGTAGGTCCAGACCGCGATCTTGTTGAGGTAGGGATCTCCCACACGCCATCCTTCTCGATTCGAGGCAAAGGCTTCTTTACCCGAGGCATCAATGACCATGCTGCTATACAGGGACTCCAGACTGCCGTCCTTATTCTTCACCTCGACACCGATGACATGACCGCTGTCGTTTTTGAGCAACCGAGTCACGGTGGTCTCTTCACGCACTTCGGCCCCACGCTCGCGGGCATTGTTCAGGAGCATTTCATCAAACTCCGAGCGCAGCACCTGCCAGGTCTGAGCTACCGTCTCCTTATCGTAACGCGTGTAGAAATAAAAGGGCTGGGAGCGCCGTCCGTCCGGCTGCACAAAGCTGACGCTATACTTCTTCATGAAGTGGCTCTTCTTCATCTTCGGGATCATGCCCAGCCGCTCCAACGGACCGAAGGTGAAAGGGATCAGCGACTCGCCCACATGGTAACGAGGAAACTTCTCGCGCTCAATCACCAGGACCCGATGGCCATGCTCGGCCAAAATGGTGGCAGTGCTGGCACCGGCAGGACCACCACCGATGATGAGGACGTCATAAGGACTGTTCATGTCTTGGAAATTCGTAACGAGAGAAGCTCTCGGAATCATTTACGTTTTGCAATAACGCTTCCATGATCGAATTCACGCATGAGAGTGATGCCCTATTGCGATAAGCCCCCGCCGTGTACATCCATTCCCATGATGTCAAAGATTCGGTCACGCGTGGAAAGGTAACCTGGAGCGTCCAAATCCCGAGGCCGAGCCAACTCCACGGTCACCGTCTCAGCCACAGTCGCCGGTCTGCGGCTCATGACCACGACTCGATCCGCCAACTGTACCGCCTCCTCGATATCATGCGTGACAAAAAGGATCGTCTTCTTCTCCGCCTGCCAGATGCGGATCAGATCCGCACGCATCTTTAGACGTGTGAGGAAATCCAGAGCGCCAAACGGCTCATCCATGTAAAGAACGTCCGCATCTGCGGCTAAGGCGCGGGCAATCTCCACCCGCTGACGCATCCCGCCGGAAAGCTCGCGCGGATAAGATTTTTCAAACCCCTTCAAGCCCACCATTTCGATGTAGTGCGACACGCGTTCCTCACGTTCCTTCTGTGGACGTGACATCAAACCAAACCCCACATTTTCCTCCACCGTCAGCCATGGGAAAACACCGTTTTCCTGGAAAACGAAAATGCGTTTGGGGCTAGGGCCATTCACGGGGGAACCGTCCACACGCACCTGTCCCCGGCTTTCTTTGATGAATCCCCCGATGATGTTCAGCAGCGTGGATTTCCCACAGCCCGATGGGCCCACAATGCAGACGAATTCGCCTTCATGGATATCCAAATTCACATGCTCCAGCACATGAATGGTTTCACTGGCTTTGCCTGGGAATGACTTCCAGCAATCCCGGACTTGAATGAGAGGTTTGAGATCAGCGTTGTCCATAGCCCCAGCGAACTTCATCAAATTTTTCGAGTTGGCGCACGAGTAGATCCAGAACCAGACCGATCAGGCCAATCATCACCATGCCTGCCACCACCAAGTCGTAACGTTTGCCCGCATTGCGAGCATCGATGATCAAATACCCCAGGCCGCTATTCACCGCGATCATCTCAGCTGCCACCACGACTAGCCAAGCGATGCCCAATGCGATCCGAATCCCTGTGATGATCTGGGGCAGCGCGGCCGGAAGAATCACCCGACGAAAGAGCTGTGTGCCCTGCACGCCAAAGTTCCGTGCGGCACGTAGATAGACCAACTGCATATTCTGCACTGCCGCCATGGCCGATACCGTGATGGGGAAGACACTGGCCAGGAAAATCAAAAACACCGGAGCGGTGTCATCAATGCCAAACCACAAAATCGCTACCGGGATCCAAGCGATGGGTGAAATGGGCCGCAGGATCTGAATCATCGGATTCAGGGCCTCATAGGCCATCTTAAACCATCCCAAAGCCAACCCCAGCGGCACTCCAACGATCACAGCCAGAGAAAAACCCCAGCTCACGCGGAAGAGAGAAGCCACGATGTATTTAGCTAAAAGGCCTTTATCAAAAAGCTCGCGGATACCTTTCACGACATCCACGGGCGTGGGGAAAAGATCGCTACCCGAAAGACGCACCAAGACGTGCCAGATCACGAGAAAGAACGCGGCCGTCAGGAGGGGTAACAGAATGCCTCGTAGAGAAGAGTTTTTCATGTCATCGAATCAATCGTTTCCTAGAGCCCTTCACTTCGCTTCCGTCTTACCAGTGCCTTCAAACACATAAGGTTTCACCAGAGACTCATCCGGGACAAAAGAGGTATCGGTGTAGTCTTCAAAGCGTGCACTGCCATTCACAATGCCAGCGTCTTTTCCCAACTCCTCGATCTCCTCAAAGTCCTTCTTCCTCAGCGCCAGATTCGTGTATTTCACCCGATCCGGTGGCTTGCTTAGCACGAAGGTCAGCAGGCGGGGATGCTGGTTGTAGTAATTCTTTGCCACAAACTGTGCCGCGTCCATCCGATGCTCCATCGTCTCATCCAGCCACTTGCCGCTACTGGCAATACCATCGACCAGTTTCTGCACCGCCGGACGATCGTTTTTGATCATATCCTCATGC
This window contains:
- a CDS encoding ABC transporter ATP-binding protein, giving the protein MDNADLKPLIQVRDCWKSFPGKASETIHVLEHVNLDIHEGEFVCIVGPSGCGKSTLLNIIGGFIKESRGQVRVDGSPVNGPSPKRIFVFQENGVFPWLTVEENVGFGLMSRPQKEREERVSHYIEMVGLKGFEKSYPRELSGGMRQRVEIARALAADADVLYMDEPFGALDFLTRLKMRADLIRIWQAEKKTILFVTHDIEEAVQLADRVVVMSRRPATVAETVTVELARPRDLDAPGYLSTRDRIFDIMGMDVHGGGLSQ
- the ald gene encoding alanine dehydrogenase, which translates into the protein MKIGVPKEIKEQENRVSVTPSAAYQLIKRGHEVLVETQAGAGSGFPDADYEAVGATLIHDHAAVFEQAGMIVKVKEPLPTEYSLLRRGQLLFTYLHLAANRTLTEALLDSGVTALAYETIEVNHRLPLLEPMSEIAGRMSVLVGGYFLAKHAGGSGTLLGGVPGVLPGRVVVLGGGVAGINAARMATGLGADVTILEVDVERMRFLDITIHTAHTLYSNESHLMELLPNVDLLIGAVLVPGARAPKLISREMLRRMRPGSMLVDIAVDQGGCAETTRPTTHHDPVYIEEGVTHYCVANMPGAYARTATQALINVTHRYIELLADHGLQEACQKQRALIGGINVMNGQLHNEAVAKAHQMNFVPLTDEL
- a CDS encoding ABC transporter permease; protein product: MKNSSLRGILLPLLTAAFFLVIWHVLVRLSGSDLFPTPVDVVKGIRELFDKGLLAKYIVASLFRVSWGFSLAVIVGVPLGLALGWFKMAYEALNPMIQILRPISPIAWIPVAILWFGIDDTAPVFLIFLASVFPITVSAMAAVQNMQLVYLRAARNFGVQGTQLFRRVILPAALPQIITGIRIALGIAWLVVVAAEMIAVNSGLGYLIIDARNAGKRYDLVVAGMVMIGLIGLVLDLLVRQLEKFDEVRWGYGQR
- a CDS encoding NAD(P)/FAD-dependent oxidoreductase; amino-acid sequence: MNSPYDVLIIGGGPAGASTATILAEHGHRVLVIEREKFPRYHVGESLIPFTFGPLERLGMIPKMKKSHFMKKYSVSFVQPDGRRSQPFYFYTRYDKETVAQTWQVLRSEFDEMLLNNARERGAEVREETTVTRLLKNDSGHVIGVEVKNKDGSLESLYSSMVIDASGKEAFASNREGWRVGDPYLNKIAVWTYYKGSKRAKDLDEGATTIAFIPERGWFWHIPQHNDMVSVGVVAEGKYLTRDGVRDPKAMFEREISENKWIAEHLSAGECTGEYWLTSEYSRHSRYCASPGLLLVGDAFAFLDPVFSSGVMLALKSGVLAADAVHEALKANDLSPERFSGYSDQIREGVENMRKLVYAFYDPNFSFKDVVMKYPEAGAEITDCLSGDLNKDYTTLWNRIREFADLPDELPYGVPLAA